In Propionispora hippei DSM 15287, the sequence GGAGTTTTTCCAATGCGTCAACAGTTCTCTTGCGCCCAGAGGGTGCGGAGAAGGTCAGAATTGCCCGATCTGTCCGATGACCCGTATGCTGAATAAAGCCCTGCTATCGGGCGAAAGCAGTTATGGGGAAGAGTTTCCCAAAGTGATCAAGGTGGACGGCATTCCCACCCGGATCTGGTGGAGGATAAGCGCCGCGCCGCTGTTTTTGGGCACCCGGCGGTGTGTTCTGTTGATTGTTGAGGATATTACCCAGTATAAGCTGTTGCAGGAGAACCTGTCCAAATCGCGTGATTTTTATCTGACCCTGTTTGAAAATTTTCCGGTGCTCATTTGGCGGGCCGGCATCAATAAAACCTGTGACTATTTTAACCGGAGCTGGCTGCAGTTTACCGGCGGCCATAGCGGCGGAAGAACGGACTGTGATTGGCAGGACCTGGTGCATAGTGAGGACTATTTGCAACGCTGCCGGGAATTTGACAGCGCCTTTGCCGTACAACGTCCGTTTTCTCTGGAGTACCGGCTGAAGCGCTATGACGGCGAATATCGCTGGGTGTTGGAAATGGGCAAGCCTTTCTATGACCTGGAGGGCAATTTTTCCGGCTATATTGGTTCTATTTTGGATATCACGGAACGTAAAGCGGCGGAGCGGGACATGCAGGAAGCCAAGGAAGCGGCCGAGAGAGCCAATCGTACTAAAAGCCAGTTTCTGGCCAACATGAGCCATGAGATCCGGACGCCGCTCAACGGTATTCTGGGGATGATTGATTTAACGTTGATGACGCCGTTGCAGCCCGAACAGCGGGACAATATGAACATTGCCAAGGAATGCGCCAATTCCCTGCTCCATGTCATCAATGACGTGCTGGATATTTCCAAGATGGAAGCCGGCCGCCTGACGGTGGAAACTATTGCTTTCGATCTGAAGGAACTCTTGCGCAAGACCATACCCATTCATTATTCTCATGCCAGAAACAAGGGACTGACGATGAATTACCATATCCCGGAAACCATTCCCTCTTTTGTTAAGGGCGACCCGCACCGGCTGCAGCAGATTTTAAATAATCTTTTAAGCAATGCCGTCAAATTTACCGACAACGGCCAAGTAACCTTTAGTGTTCAGCAACGTCCTTCGACAGAGGGACATATCGAGCTGGAGTTCCGGGTGACCGACACAGGCATCGGGATTGCTCGGGAGGATGTTCCCGCTCTGTTTCAAAAGTTCAGCCAGATTGACGGGTCTTTCACCCGCAAATACGGCGGCAGCGGCTTGGGCCTGGTTATCTCCAAACAACTGACCGAGATTATGGGCGGCCGGATCGGTGTGGAAAGTGAACGCGGGGCAGGCAGCACCTTTTATATTGTGCTGACTTTTGCCGTCGCGTCCGGTCCGGCAGAGCTGCCGCCAGCGGCTATTGCCGTGACAGCGCGGGATGTAGTCCGTATCTTGCTGGTGGAAGATGAAGCGGTTAATCAGTCGGTTATAACCCGGATGCTCCGCGGC encodes:
- a CDS encoding PAS domain S-box protein, which gives rise to MHRIRGRAVRPAKTQGGENIRNMKAVLASMGDGVIITDQHGRITFLNPAGELITGWTEQAAKGRHVDEILQIVHAETGLPVPSPVAEAAKGTSGNLGLPQDSVILRRNGTRGYISATASLVKDAGYNQYGVVMLLRDIDRIRRTEKEVISKQRKLETIFNTVPVGMLILNEERRIEQINWEAMKKSRHDFAEIYDQPVGEFFQCVNSSLAPRGCGEGQNCPICPMTRMLNKALLSGESSYGEEFPKVIKVDGIPTRIWWRISAAPLFLGTRRCVLLIVEDITQYKLLQENLSKSRDFYLTLFENFPVLIWRAGINKTCDYFNRSWLQFTGGHSGGRTDCDWQDLVHSEDYLQRCREFDSAFAVQRPFSLEYRLKRYDGEYRWVLEMGKPFYDLEGNFSGYIGSILDITERKAAERDMQEAKEAAERANRTKSQFLANMSHEIRTPLNGILGMIDLTLMTPLQPEQRDNMNIAKECANSLLHVINDVLDISKMEAGRLTVETIAFDLKELLRKTIPIHYSHARNKGLTMNYHIPETIPSFVKGDPHRLQQILNNLLSNAVKFTDNGQVTFSVQQRPSTEGHIELEFRVTDTGIGIAREDVPALFQKFSQIDGSFTRKYGGSGLGLVISKQLTEIMGGRIGVESERGAGSTFYIVLTFAVASGPAELPPAAIAVTARDVVRILLVEDEAVNQSVITRMLRGRDYQVHVANNGLEALRQLPLIEPDLILMDVQMPGMDGLEATARIRQMEKPAGKHIPIIAVTAHALVGDRERFLAAGMDGYVAKPIQMENLFQAIESVILRQREREVVAALQHGSSEGADFHNPEQIREIMGKCIERLRQERAAAEYNFSAIGELAHQVKNSAASLDAHGLKMTAFRLELLCRKEKQQEVSEGIAELEKGYMEFRRMHRWI